The proteins below are encoded in one region of Amycolatopsis acidiphila:
- a CDS encoding VanZ family protein — protein sequence MRIPAVAGVHRTVAATYLLPLTTALMLFPLVALVIMIPAAVVSYRRRGRAGGRTTMVFYTFVFYLLAIAMQTVIPLPSNSAYCTEPSYASSPQLRPFYFLEVVAQRAHGHWSPVAIMHNPAVWTTSLNIVMLLPLGVFLRYAQRLRFLPTVLIGFGVSLFFELTQLTGLWFVYPCPYRLFSVDDMILNTVGAAAGWLLAGPLAKLLPELDPERDRRRYAAKVTVPRRLLALITDLVAYTVLLAFVFGLLTLFGENLDHRGTLILVLGLVWFVLVPTLTGSTLGKRAMLLRVRRTSGRRAGPVSLLIRNGILLSPLWLLWLLLNLDHWDIAAHPQQLLIPAGLLVSVFVVLVWTPLAVLLGDDHRAPYERLTGTVNTAIVAPVPEPEPLEPARQ from the coding sequence GTGCGTATCCCCGCCGTCGCCGGGGTACACCGGACCGTGGCAGCCACCTACCTCCTCCCGCTCACGACGGCGCTCATGCTGTTCCCCCTCGTCGCGCTCGTGATCATGATCCCCGCCGCGGTGGTGAGCTACCGCCGCCGCGGGCGGGCGGGCGGCCGGACCACCATGGTCTTCTACACGTTCGTCTTCTACCTGCTCGCGATCGCCATGCAGACGGTCATCCCGCTGCCCAGCAACAGCGCGTACTGCACCGAACCCAGCTACGCCAGCAGCCCCCAGCTGCGCCCCTTCTACTTCCTCGAAGTCGTCGCGCAGCGTGCCCACGGGCACTGGAGCCCCGTCGCGATCATGCACAACCCGGCGGTCTGGACCACTTCCCTCAACATCGTCATGCTCCTGCCGCTCGGCGTGTTCCTCCGCTACGCCCAGCGCCTCCGCTTCCTGCCCACCGTGCTGATCGGCTTCGGCGTCTCGCTGTTCTTCGAGCTCACGCAGCTCACCGGCCTGTGGTTCGTCTACCCCTGCCCGTACCGGCTCTTCAGCGTCGACGACATGATCCTCAACACCGTCGGCGCCGCCGCGGGCTGGCTGCTCGCCGGGCCGCTCGCGAAGCTCCTGCCCGAACTCGACCCGGAACGCGACCGCCGCCGCTATGCCGCCAAGGTCACCGTCCCCCGGCGTCTGCTCGCGTTGATCACCGACCTGGTCGCGTACACCGTCCTGCTCGCCTTCGTCTTCGGGCTGCTCACCCTGTTCGGCGAGAACCTCGACCACCGCGGCACACTGATCCTCGTCCTCGGGCTCGTCTGGTTCGTCCTCGTGCCCACCCTCACCGGCTCCACCCTCGGCAAGCGCGCGATGCTCCTGCGCGTCCGCCGCACGAGCGGACGCCGCGCCGGACCCGTGTCACTGCTGATCCGGAACGGCATCCTGCTCTCCCCGTTGTGGCTGCTGTGGCTGCTGCTGAACCTCGACCACTGGGACATCGCCGCCCACCCGCAGCAACTGCTGATCCCGGCCGGCCTGCTCGTGTCGGTGTTCGTCGTGCTGGTCTGGACCCCGCTGGCCGTCCTCCTCGGCGACGACCACCGCGCGCCCTACGAACGGCTCACCGGCACGGTCAACACCGCGATCGTGGCCCCCGTACCGGAACCCGAGCCCCTCGAACCCGCGCGGCAGTGA
- a CDS encoding GAF domain-containing protein: MTELSTLEDQVRAAIGVRLFTVLAWVPQRRAMRRVYSSHPEQYPVGGEKSVEISSGWLERCVVKQEPYLGPDRAAVREVFADHELIDSLGCGAVINVPVVDEGETLGALNILDAEGRYDEASVAAAVKLAPLAAPALRALASEL; this comes from the coding sequence ATGACGGAACTGTCCACATTGGAGGATCAGGTACGGGCGGCGATCGGGGTGCGGCTGTTCACGGTACTCGCCTGGGTGCCGCAGCGGCGCGCGATGCGTCGCGTGTACAGCAGCCATCCCGAGCAGTACCCCGTGGGTGGTGAGAAGAGCGTCGAAATCTCGTCCGGCTGGCTGGAGCGGTGCGTGGTGAAACAGGAGCCGTACCTCGGGCCCGACCGCGCGGCCGTGCGGGAGGTGTTCGCCGACCACGAGCTGATCGACTCCCTCGGCTGTGGCGCGGTGATCAACGTGCCGGTCGTCGACGAAGGGGAGACGTTGGGAGCGCTGAACATCCTCGACGCCGAGGGCAGGTACGACGAGGCGTCGGTGGCAGCCGCGGTGAAGCTCGCGCCGCTGGCCGCACCGGCCCTGCGCGCGCTGGCGAGTGAGCTGTGA
- a CDS encoding carbon-nitrogen hydrolase family protein, whose translation MSRPLPLALVQAPTRTFDEFADDLRRLAAERPQVRLVVHPELHLCARLDAAEPLDGPRDKALAELAGDLGLWLVPGSVYERGDDGRIYNTAVAYSPEGRRVASYRKIFPWRPYEKTASGNEFVVFDVDGIGRVGLSICYDAWFPETTRHLAWMGAELVLNLVQTPTADRTQELVLARANAIVNQVFVASLNAAAPHGLGRSLLVDPEGRVRVEAAGVETTVLTDVPDLDEVANVRRFGTAGLNRMWNQFEPGEPPLPLPLYAGELDPARWSPTTGASDVH comes from the coding sequence ATGAGCAGACCTCTTCCGCTGGCACTGGTCCAGGCGCCGACCCGGACCTTCGACGAGTTCGCCGACGACCTGCGGCGGCTCGCGGCGGAGCGCCCGCAGGTCCGCCTGGTGGTGCATCCCGAGCTGCACCTGTGCGCCCGGCTCGACGCCGCCGAGCCGCTGGACGGCCCGCGGGACAAGGCCCTCGCGGAGCTCGCCGGCGACCTGGGGCTCTGGCTCGTGCCGGGCAGCGTCTATGAGCGCGGCGACGACGGCAGGATCTACAACACCGCCGTCGCGTACTCGCCGGAAGGGCGGCGGGTGGCGTCCTACCGCAAGATCTTCCCGTGGCGTCCCTACGAGAAGACCGCTTCGGGCAACGAGTTCGTCGTGTTCGACGTCGACGGCATCGGGCGCGTCGGGCTGTCCATCTGCTACGACGCGTGGTTCCCCGAGACCACCCGCCATCTGGCGTGGATGGGCGCGGAACTGGTGCTGAACCTCGTGCAGACGCCCACCGCCGACCGGACGCAGGAGCTCGTGCTCGCCCGCGCGAACGCGATCGTCAACCAGGTGTTCGTCGCCAGTCTCAACGCCGCCGCCCCGCACGGGCTCGGCCGCAGCCTGCTCGTCGACCCCGAGGGCCGGGTGCGGGTCGAGGCCGCCGGCGTGGAGACGACCGTGCTCACCGACGTGCCCGACCTGGACGAGGTGGCCAACGTGCGCCGCTTCGGCACCGCCGGGCTCAACCGGATGTGGAACCAGTTCGAGCCCGGGGAGCCGCCGCTCCCGCTACCCCTGTACGCCGGGGAGCTCGACCCGGCGCGCTGGTCCCCGACGACAGGAGCATCTGATGTCCACTGA
- a CDS encoding polysaccharide deacetylase family protein, with product MSEQQPWQWDEPTWRGHVEHVRAGRALRPASWPGGAKVAVALSFDSDHETPALRDGEVLPGKLAQGEYGARVGVPRILRLLERFSAPASFFMPAVSALLHDGEVKSYVDAGHEVALHGWIHERNTQLSPADERDLAFRAADTLERLAGTRPVGIRTPSWDFSAQTLEITRELGLRYDSSLMADDDCYELLSGGEPTGVVELPVEWIRDDAPYFMMDRFASLRPYTPPRGVLSIWRDEFDAAYADGGIFQLTMHPHIIGHRSRIAVLTELLEHIAGHDGVWFATHAQIVDHVLADQE from the coding sequence GTGAGCGAGCAACAACCCTGGCAGTGGGACGAGCCGACCTGGCGTGGCCACGTCGAGCACGTGCGCGCCGGCCGCGCACTGCGGCCCGCCTCGTGGCCCGGCGGCGCGAAGGTAGCCGTCGCGCTGTCGTTCGACTCCGACCACGAGACTCCCGCGCTGCGGGACGGCGAGGTCCTGCCGGGCAAGCTCGCGCAGGGCGAGTACGGCGCGCGCGTCGGGGTACCGCGCATCCTTCGCCTGCTCGAGCGCTTCTCCGCCCCCGCCTCGTTCTTCATGCCTGCCGTGTCGGCGCTGTTGCACGACGGCGAGGTCAAGTCCTATGTGGACGCCGGACACGAGGTCGCGCTGCACGGCTGGATCCACGAGCGCAACACGCAGCTGAGCCCGGCCGACGAGCGCGACCTCGCCTTCCGCGCCGCGGACACGCTGGAGCGGCTCGCCGGCACGCGCCCCGTCGGCATCCGCACGCCGTCGTGGGACTTCTCCGCGCAGACACTGGAGATCACGCGTGAGCTCGGGCTGCGGTACGACTCGTCGCTGATGGCCGACGACGACTGCTACGAGCTGCTGTCCGGCGGCGAGCCGACCGGCGTGGTGGAGCTGCCCGTGGAGTGGATCCGCGACGACGCGCCGTACTTCATGATGGACCGGTTCGCCTCGCTCCGGCCCTACACCCCGCCGCGCGGTGTGCTGTCGATCTGGCGCGACGAGTTCGACGCCGCGTACGCGGACGGCGGGATCTTCCAGCTCACCATGCACCCGCACATCATCGGGCACCGTTCGCGCATCGCGGTGCTCACCGAACTGCTCGAGCACATCGCCGGGCACGACGGGGTGTGGTTCGCCACCCACGCCCAGATCGTCGACCACGTCCTCGCCGACCAGGAGTAG
- a CDS encoding metal-dependent hydrolase family protein — protein sequence MNLLLRNALLLDPETGEYTEGDLRCADGRIAETGSGLSADGVRTEDLRGAVVLPGLIDAHVHVTASTADLGSLPSSSPSYVAAHSMRIMGEMLDRGFTTVRDASGADYGLADAQAEGLFRGPRLLFCGRALSQTGGHGDSRNRGTHLHDEHQCCAGLGRIADGVDAVRAAARDELRKGAHHIKVMASGGVASPTDRIDSTQYSAEELRAVVEEAAAANRYVAAHAYTARAVNRALELGIRSIEHGNLLDDRSVELFLEHDAFLVPTLVTYWALKQEGREFGLPESNWRKVDEVLGAGMAALERTARGGVKLVYGTDLLGGMHRHQSHELRLRAEVQSSLEILRSATSVAAELVGMTGEIGTLRPGAHADLLVVDGDPLSEIGVLADRKHLRHIIQAGEVVG from the coding sequence GTGAACCTGTTGTTGCGCAACGCGTTGCTGCTCGACCCGGAGACCGGCGAGTACACCGAGGGCGACCTGCGGTGCGCGGACGGCCGGATCGCCGAGACCGGGTCCGGCCTGTCGGCGGACGGCGTGCGCACGGAGGACCTGCGGGGCGCGGTGGTGCTGCCAGGGTTGATCGACGCGCACGTGCACGTCACGGCCTCGACGGCGGACCTGGGCTCGCTGCCGTCGTCGTCGCCGTCCTATGTGGCCGCGCACAGCATGCGGATCATGGGGGAGATGCTCGACCGCGGGTTCACCACGGTGCGGGACGCGTCGGGCGCGGACTACGGTCTCGCCGACGCGCAGGCCGAGGGCCTGTTCCGCGGACCGCGGCTGTTGTTCTGCGGGCGCGCGCTGAGCCAGACCGGCGGGCACGGCGACAGCCGGAACAGGGGCACCCACCTGCACGACGAGCACCAGTGCTGCGCGGGCCTGGGCCGCATCGCGGACGGCGTGGACGCGGTGCGCGCCGCGGCGCGCGACGAGCTGCGCAAGGGCGCACACCACATCAAGGTCATGGCCTCCGGCGGGGTGGCGTCCCCGACCGACCGCATCGACTCGACGCAGTACTCGGCGGAGGAGCTGCGGGCGGTGGTCGAGGAAGCGGCGGCGGCGAACCGGTACGTCGCCGCGCACGCATACACCGCGCGGGCCGTGAACAGGGCGCTGGAGCTGGGAATCCGGTCCATCGAGCACGGGAACCTGCTGGACGACCGGAGTGTCGAGCTGTTCCTGGAGCACGACGCGTTCCTGGTGCCGACGCTGGTGACGTACTGGGCGCTGAAGCAGGAGGGGCGGGAGTTCGGGCTGCCGGAGTCGAACTGGCGGAAGGTGGACGAGGTGCTCGGGGCCGGGATGGCGGCGCTGGAGCGGACCGCGCGGGGTGGGGTGAAACTGGTCTACGGCACCGATCTACTCGGCGGGATGCACCGGCACCAGAGCCACGAGCTCCGGCTGCGGGCGGAGGTCCAGTCGTCACTGGAGATCCTCCGCTCGGCGACCAGCGTGGCCGCGGAACTGGTCGGCATGACCGGCGAGATAGGCACCCTCCGGCCCGGTGCGCACGCAGACCTGCTCGTGGTCGACGGTGACCCACTGTCGGAGATCGGCGTCCTGGCCGACCGGAAGCACCTCCGCCACATCATCCAAGCCGGCGAGGTGGTGGGTTAG
- a CDS encoding DUF6745 domain-containing protein, with the protein MSDRRGLVPPATASGVAFRSVENRLATTVSRLRARLNRRLGRPGEDDLVSHVDIEIHGVLRRVARTGPAASIRARLGRDPPAPVPGSTNGKVRPHDRDGRAIVFPDGWAVHAWHGTPVPARMIESPTPERIAAERNVEVRWCALERLSWTAYAERANLTHVAESADPGNPGHVLRLCDGPFGQVLSAVNGSSEPDGTHRLHGLRIPPWLDDPVDAAAWTYGLTGERYAQLLRPT; encoded by the coding sequence GTGAGCGACCGTCGCGGGCTCGTGCCGCCGGCCACTGCCTCGGGAGTGGCGTTCCGCTCGGTCGAGAACCGGTTGGCGACGACGGTTTCACGGCTGCGCGCCCGGTTGAACCGACGACTCGGCCGTCCCGGTGAAGACGATCTGGTGTCGCATGTGGATATCGAGATCCATGGAGTGTTGCGCCGGGTCGCCCGCACCGGGCCAGCCGCGTCCATCCGCGCCCGGCTGGGCCGTGATCCGCCCGCGCCGGTGCCTGGCAGCACCAACGGCAAGGTCCGGCCGCACGACCGCGACGGGCGCGCGATCGTCTTCCCGGACGGTTGGGCGGTGCACGCGTGGCACGGCACCCCGGTTCCTGCCCGGATGATCGAGTCGCCGACCCCGGAGCGGATCGCGGCCGAACGCAACGTCGAGGTCCGGTGGTGCGCGCTCGAGCGCCTGAGCTGGACGGCGTACGCCGAGCGGGCGAATCTGACCCATGTCGCCGAGTCGGCGGATCCCGGCAACCCCGGGCATGTCCTGCGCCTCTGCGACGGCCCGTTCGGCCAGGTCCTGTCGGCTGTCAACGGTTCCAGCGAGCCCGACGGCACGCACCGGTTGCATGGACTGCGTATCCCGCCGTGGCTCGACGATCCTGTCGACGCCGCTGCGTGGACCTACGGCCTCACCGGCGAGCGCTACGCGCAGCTGTTGCGTCCTACTTGA
- a CDS encoding MurR/RpiR family transcriptional regulator, with protein sequence MADTRGLDGFEEWLRERLPERGLRPKSAAVLELLLSQPRRASFGSTGELARLAGVNVATVTRTAQALGFAGWPALQQELRARYLSSLSAPQVAEEHHGVGSPAAASLRRDLDSLALVHRRFVEHEINEVAQAIARARRTIVIADGSYAAVGIAFAHNARLTGYDVHAITAGDAELANATAKTTDEDVLVAISFWRLYESTVLAANEAHERGARVFAITDAASPALAGAAERVLMVPAEGVTFFPSLTAGMALVQAIVAQLAAVDPARTSRSIEAAEAMWSRFDLLHRRPTKTPGGE encoded by the coding sequence GTGGCGGACACGAGGGGCCTCGACGGTTTCGAGGAATGGCTGCGCGAGCGGCTGCCCGAACGCGGCCTGCGGCCGAAGTCGGCGGCCGTGCTCGAACTGCTGCTCAGCCAGCCCCGGCGCGCCTCGTTCGGCTCGACCGGCGAGCTCGCCCGCCTCGCGGGGGTCAACGTCGCCACGGTGACGAGGACGGCGCAGGCGCTCGGCTTCGCGGGCTGGCCCGCGCTGCAACAGGAGTTGCGAGCGCGCTACCTCTCATCGCTGAGCGCGCCCCAGGTCGCCGAGGAGCACCACGGCGTCGGCTCGCCGGCGGCGGCTTCGCTCCGGCGCGACCTCGACAGCCTCGCACTGGTGCACCGGCGGTTCGTCGAACACGAGATCAACGAGGTGGCACAAGCGATCGCGCGCGCCCGCCGCACCATCGTGATCGCCGACGGCAGCTACGCGGCGGTGGGCATCGCCTTCGCGCACAACGCCCGGCTCACCGGGTACGACGTGCACGCGATCACCGCGGGCGACGCCGAGCTGGCCAACGCCACGGCGAAGACCACCGACGAGGACGTCCTGGTGGCCATCAGCTTCTGGCGGCTGTACGAGAGCACGGTCCTCGCGGCGAACGAGGCGCACGAGCGGGGCGCGCGCGTCTTCGCGATCACCGACGCCGCCAGCCCGGCGCTGGCAGGCGCGGCGGAGCGGGTGCTGATGGTGCCGGCGGAAGGGGTGACCTTCTTCCCGTCGCTGACCGCGGGCATGGCTCTGGTCCAGGCGATCGTCGCCCAGCTGGCGGCCGTCGACCCCGCGCGCACCAGCAGGTCGATCGAGGCCGCGGAGGCGATGTGGTCGCGGTTCGACCTCCTGCACCGCCGCCCGACGAAGACGCCGGGCGGCGAGTGA
- a CDS encoding MFS transporter has translation MMLLARLDRLPLSRPHYLLLLIGGLGYTFDGMDSAVVAFLLPSAKTAWRLSDGELGLIASATPFGFLFGAVVAGLLGDRIGRKKVMMYALAFYAVFSVVAAFSPNYEIFLGSRVLAGAGAGAESAIIAPFLSEFVPAKRRGWFVGALAGFFSFGFVAAAVVGRFVVSAFPEGWRVAQLVTAVPIVLLLWWRRSLPESPRFLLAKGRAEEAELVVAKLERDVEKATGAPLPPVPPEATRPMTETPKVNLLNALKFLWSPAMARRTAVIWAVWFVITFSYYGFFSWIPTLLVERGITVTKSFEFSIIIYLAQVPGYFSAAWLSERLDRKHTIALYLAGSAVSAFWLSQMSAPWSITLAGAVLSFFLNGTYAGVYSYTPEVFPTWIRATGTGLSSAFGRVGSILAPTIIGVSAASLGFGGVFGLTTAVLVLGVLCVVVFGLSTAGRSLEELTERGAPVAVTEEMTK, from the coding sequence ATGATGCTGCTGGCACGACTCGACCGGCTTCCGCTGAGCCGGCCGCACTACCTGCTGCTGCTCATCGGCGGCCTCGGCTACACCTTCGACGGCATGGACTCCGCCGTCGTGGCGTTCCTGTTGCCCAGCGCCAAAACGGCCTGGCGGCTGAGCGACGGCGAGCTCGGCCTCATCGCCTCGGCCACCCCGTTCGGCTTCCTGTTCGGCGCGGTCGTGGCCGGCCTGCTCGGCGACCGCATCGGCCGCAAGAAGGTCATGATGTACGCGCTCGCCTTCTACGCCGTGTTCTCGGTGGTCGCGGCCTTCTCGCCGAACTACGAGATCTTCCTCGGCTCGCGGGTGCTCGCGGGTGCGGGCGCGGGCGCGGAGAGCGCGATCATCGCGCCGTTCCTGTCGGAGTTCGTGCCGGCGAAGCGGCGGGGCTGGTTCGTCGGCGCGCTGGCCGGGTTCTTCTCGTTCGGCTTCGTCGCGGCCGCCGTCGTCGGCCGGTTCGTCGTGTCGGCCTTCCCCGAAGGCTGGCGGGTCGCGCAGCTGGTCACGGCGGTGCCGATCGTGCTGTTGCTGTGGTGGCGGCGTTCGCTGCCCGAGTCGCCGCGTTTCCTGCTGGCGAAGGGCCGGGCGGAAGAGGCCGAACTGGTGGTGGCCAAGCTCGAGCGCGACGTCGAGAAGGCGACCGGGGCGCCTCTGCCGCCGGTGCCGCCGGAGGCCACCCGGCCGATGACCGAGACGCCGAAGGTCAACCTGCTGAACGCGCTGAAGTTCCTGTGGAGCCCCGCGATGGCGCGCCGCACGGCGGTGATCTGGGCCGTGTGGTTCGTGATCACGTTCTCCTACTACGGCTTCTTCTCGTGGATCCCGACGCTGCTGGTCGAGCGCGGCATCACGGTCACCAAGAGCTTCGAGTTCTCGATCATCATCTACCTGGCTCAGGTGCCCGGGTACTTCTCGGCCGCGTGGCTGTCGGAGCGGCTCGACCGCAAGCACACGATCGCGCTGTACCTCGCGGGCTCGGCGGTCAGCGCGTTCTGGCTGAGCCAGATGAGCGCGCCGTGGTCGATCACGCTGGCCGGCGCGGTGCTGTCGTTCTTCCTCAACGGCACCTACGCCGGGGTGTACTCCTACACGCCCGAGGTGTTCCCGACCTGGATCCGCGCGACCGGCACCGGCCTGTCGAGCGCGTTCGGCCGGGTGGGCAGCATCCTGGCGCCGACGATCATCGGCGTGTCCGCGGCGAGCCTCGGGTTCGGCGGGGTGTTCGGCCTGACCACGGCCGTGCTGGTGCTCGGGGTGCTGTGCGTGGTGGTCTTCGGGTTGTCCACCGCGGGCCGCTCGCTGGAGGAACTGACCGAACGCGGCGCACCCGTCGCGGTCACGGAGGAGATGACGAAATGA
- a CDS encoding APC family permease, whose amino-acid sequence MSTEDTRLTARLTLPGVVVFGLSYMAPAIVVSTFGVIAVATHGAAPSGYLLATIAMLLTALSYGKMARIFPVSGSVYTYARKMLDPRVGFLAGWAILLDYFFLPMVAWLIQSVYLNAQFPAVPVWAWLVVNIVLTTGINILGLVVADRVNRTLMALTIAGLVVLVAFCVHYLATSSHASAGQAFFSPASGFSAISAGAAIAAYSFLGFDAVSTLSEETRNPRRTIPRAIVLTVLAGGVLFVGISFVMQWVHPGARFDDPSSAGYAMSTLVGGKAFADVINIVTLIGGFASGLTIQASTSRLLYVMGRDGVLPRRFFGHLHRKLRTPVPNLLLIGAAALLALNLSVETATSFINFGAFLGFMLVNLCVIAYFVRQRRTGGRPSVFGHVLVPLAGAAVDVYLLTQLSSIARYLGLGWLALGVVYLAVLTRGFRKAPPEFELTDQPEAAEAAV is encoded by the coding sequence ATGTCCACTGAGGACACTCGCCTCACCGCCCGGCTCACCCTGCCGGGGGTGGTCGTCTTCGGCCTGTCCTACATGGCGCCGGCGATCGTGGTGTCGACGTTCGGCGTCATCGCCGTCGCCACGCACGGCGCCGCCCCCAGCGGCTATCTGCTCGCGACCATCGCGATGCTGCTGACCGCGCTGAGCTACGGCAAGATGGCGCGGATCTTCCCGGTGTCCGGCTCGGTCTACACCTACGCGCGCAAGATGCTCGACCCGCGCGTCGGGTTCCTCGCGGGCTGGGCGATCCTGCTCGACTACTTCTTCCTGCCGATGGTCGCCTGGCTGATCCAGTCGGTGTACCTCAACGCGCAGTTCCCGGCGGTGCCGGTCTGGGCGTGGCTGGTCGTCAACATCGTGCTCACCACCGGGATCAACATCCTCGGCCTCGTGGTCGCCGACCGGGTCAACCGCACGCTCATGGCGCTGACGATCGCCGGGCTCGTGGTGCTGGTCGCGTTCTGCGTGCACTACCTCGCGACCAGCTCGCACGCCTCCGCCGGGCAGGCGTTCTTCAGTCCCGCGTCCGGGTTCTCGGCGATCTCGGCGGGCGCGGCCATCGCGGCGTACTCGTTCCTCGGCTTCGACGCGGTGAGCACGCTGAGCGAGGAGACCCGCAACCCGCGGCGGACCATCCCCCGCGCGATCGTGCTGACCGTGCTTGCCGGTGGCGTGCTCTTCGTGGGCATTTCGTTCGTCATGCAGTGGGTGCACCCCGGCGCCCGGTTCGACGACCCGTCCTCGGCGGGGTACGCGATGTCGACGCTGGTGGGCGGCAAGGCGTTCGCCGACGTCATCAACATCGTCACGCTCATCGGCGGGTTCGCCTCCGGGCTGACGATCCAGGCCAGCACGAGCCGCCTGCTCTACGTGATGGGCCGCGACGGCGTGCTGCCGCGCCGGTTCTTCGGGCACCTGCACCGCAAGCTGCGCACGCCGGTGCCGAACCTGCTGCTGATCGGCGCGGCCGCCCTGCTGGCGCTGAACCTGTCCGTGGAGACCGCGACGTCGTTCATCAACTTCGGCGCCTTCCTCGGCTTCATGCTGGTGAACCTGTGCGTGATCGCGTACTTCGTCCGGCAGCGGCGCACCGGCGGCCGGCCGTCGGTGTTCGGGCACGTCCTGGTGCCGTTGGCCGGCGCGGCGGTGGACGTGTACCTGCTGACCCAGCTCAGCTCGATCGCCCGGTACCTCGGGCTCGGCTGGCTGGCGCTCGGCGTGGTGTACCTCGCCGTCCTCACCCGCGGTTTCCGCAAGGCACCGCCGGAGTTCGAGCTGACCGACCAGCCCGAGGCGGCCGAAGCCGCGGTTTGA
- a CDS encoding TetR/AcrR family transcriptional regulator, with protein sequence MPRPRNQTARRAQLIAAAAQAVLEHGAAQARLRDIAEQAGLTPASVLYYYPDVHELFTAVLAQGTATYGERREQDIGRFTSARERLRACIRSGVPRPGETEDTSRLLYELAPVVLRNKAAAEDNKRFIDRQTELYRQVLEDGARSGEFQLAAPADVLARSFVALEDGYGMHVLVGDITADEVEERLLLHARLALGVDLTG encoded by the coding sequence ATGCCGCGTCCGCGAAACCAGACAGCCCGCCGCGCCCAGCTCATCGCCGCCGCCGCACAGGCGGTGCTCGAGCACGGCGCGGCGCAGGCGCGGCTGCGCGACATCGCCGAGCAGGCCGGGCTCACCCCCGCGTCCGTGCTGTACTACTACCCCGACGTGCACGAGTTGTTCACCGCTGTACTCGCCCAGGGCACCGCCACCTACGGCGAGCGCCGCGAGCAGGACATCGGCCGGTTCACCAGCGCGCGCGAGCGCTTGCGGGCCTGCATCCGCTCAGGCGTCCCGCGCCCCGGCGAAACGGAGGACACCAGCCGTCTGCTGTACGAGCTGGCGCCCGTCGTGCTGCGGAACAAGGCCGCGGCCGAGGACAACAAGCGCTTCATCGACCGGCAGACCGAGCTCTACCGCCAGGTCCTCGAGGACGGCGCGCGCTCGGGCGAGTTCCAGCTCGCGGCGCCGGCGGACGTGCTGGCACGGAGCTTCGTGGCGCTGGAGGACGGCTATGGCATGCACGTCCTGGTCGGTGACATCACCGCCGACGAGGTCGAGGAGCGCCTCCTGCTCCACGCGCGGCTGGCACTCGGCGTCGACCTGACGGGGTAA
- a CDS encoding Lrp/AsnC family transcriptional regulator has product MDLVQNDVKGRELDRRIAGALQLNGRASWGAIAKHACTSESTVLRRVAQLTESGQLRVIGVLDVLRCGLGVPVLVRARCAPSTANEVAAALAARPDTRYVSVLAGSADCVAEVVLPSYEDVAGLRLDTLPGAGALRETETFAVMRTFISNHDWNSGELDDAAARELRGGDARPFEEQHWESPPEKLDELDLAISAALGEDGRMSFKDLSRQVGSSESTVARRIDSLVRRGCLRFRTLAEPALFGYALEFMLWLSVLPSELDRAGQQLAAHPATKYLSATTGRFNLAGQIVLRHYGELYRHTTDVVGALPGLQAADITLQVATLKRAWVSTPATSRPALEDV; this is encoded by the coding sequence ATGGATCTTGTGCAGAACGACGTCAAAGGCCGAGAGCTGGACCGGCGGATCGCCGGCGCACTCCAGCTCAACGGTCGGGCGAGCTGGGGTGCGATCGCCAAGCACGCCTGCACCAGCGAGTCCACGGTGCTGCGTCGTGTCGCGCAGCTGACCGAGTCCGGGCAGCTGCGCGTGATCGGTGTGCTGGACGTGCTGCGCTGCGGCCTGGGCGTGCCGGTGCTCGTCCGCGCCCGCTGCGCGCCGAGCACCGCGAACGAGGTGGCCGCAGCGCTGGCCGCCCGCCCCGACACCCGGTACGTCAGCGTCCTGGCGGGCAGCGCGGACTGCGTGGCCGAGGTCGTGCTGCCCTCCTACGAGGACGTCGCCGGCCTGCGGCTGGACACCCTGCCCGGGGCCGGTGCGCTGCGCGAGACCGAGACGTTCGCGGTGATGCGGACCTTCATCTCCAACCACGACTGGAACTCCGGCGAGCTCGACGACGCCGCCGCGCGCGAGCTGCGAGGCGGCGACGCCCGGCCCTTCGAGGAGCAGCACTGGGAGAGCCCGCCGGAGAAGCTGGACGAGCTGGACCTGGCGATCAGCGCCGCGCTCGGCGAGGACGGCCGGATGTCGTTCAAGGACCTCTCGCGGCAGGTCGGCAGCAGCGAGTCCACCGTCGCCCGCCGGATCGACTCCCTGGTGCGGCGCGGCTGCCTGCGCTTCCGCACCCTCGCCGAGCCCGCCCTGTTCGGCTACGCGCTGGAGTTCATGCTCTGGCTGTCGGTGCTCCCGTCCGAACTGGACAGGGCGGGCCAGCAGCTGGCGGCGCATCCGGCCACCAAGTACCTCTCGGCCACCACCGGCCGGTTCAACCTTGCCGGGCAGATCGTGCTGCGGCACTACGGCGAGCTCTACCGCCACACCACCGACGTCGTCGGTGCGCTGCCCGGGCTGCAGGCCGCCGACATCACCCTGCAGGTGGCCACCCTCAAACGTGCCTGGGTCTCCACCCCGGCCACATCCCGACCCGCTTTGGAGGACGTGTGA